One segment of Agromyces albus DNA contains the following:
- a CDS encoding shikimate kinase → MRSERYEAAADAAALREQLRRVYWIGGGSGAGKSTIARRLANQYGWRLYATDDMMSEHARRTTPEETPFLQQFMAMDMDERWVNRPPETMLETFHWFRGEGFGLIIEDLLRLPPEPCVIVEGFRLLPHLVKPLLSVSSHAVWLLPTPEFRRTAIQSRATPGEGFIWKTSDPERAGRNIAERDQAFVKRLYEETKRLELHAIEADTTMTEDDLAKRVTEVFLGSRSTPPG, encoded by the coding sequence ATGCGATCCGAACGATATGAAGCGGCTGCCGACGCCGCAGCGTTGCGTGAACAGCTGCGGCGTGTCTACTGGATCGGTGGCGGAAGTGGTGCCGGCAAGTCGACGATTGCTCGCCGTTTGGCGAATCAGTACGGGTGGCGTCTCTACGCGACCGACGACATGATGTCGGAGCACGCCCGCCGGACCACACCCGAAGAAACCCCGTTCCTGCAGCAGTTCATGGCCATGGATATGGACGAGCGATGGGTGAACCGGCCTCCGGAAACCATGCTCGAGACCTTCCACTGGTTTCGCGGTGAGGGCTTCGGGCTGATCATCGAAGACCTCCTTCGCCTGCCACCGGAACCCTGTGTCATCGTCGAGGGCTTCCGACTGTTGCCACACCTCGTGAAGCCGCTACTTTCCGTGTCCAGTCACGCGGTTTGGCTCCTCCCCACACCCGAGTTCCGCCGGACCGCAATCCAGAGTCGGGCCACGCCCGGCGAAGGGTTCATCTGGAAGACCAGTGATCCGGAGCGAGCCGGCCGCAACATCGCTGAACGCGACCAAGCCTTCGTGAAACGTCTCTACGAGGAAACGAAGCGTCTCGAACTGCATGCCATCGAGGCTGACACCACGATGACCGAAGATGACTTGGCCAAGCGGGTGACCGAAGTGTTCTTGGGCAGTCGCTCGACGCCTCCGGGATGA
- a CDS encoding ABC transporter permease, translated as MIRRIVLTLGGPVVSVLLALLVTTLFLSLSGYSAASAYEVMWNYGIEPASLVSALNNAVPLYIAGVAAAFALRMGLFNIGIDGQYRVAALAGAVAAAQLPFDLAVRLPLSLLVGCVTGALWALVPALLKVYRGVNEVITSILMNAIATTVVAILLADVFRAGGGQDTGTAIIDENGAMPVLVDLGIGNRTAISGFLVVAIVLGVLFYLVQYRTVFGFTLQVAARSPEAAESAGIRVKRRIIWAMVGSGAIAGLIGLPHVLGTAHRFDGTLPIDLMVTGLAAALLGRMHPIGMAFGAFLLAFVERSSQVLGLVQLPTEVGSVFMAVILLSSAIGYWFTEKADQRIALWRAIKARRRIPLAADDAGAAR; from the coding sequence ATGATCCGGCGCATCGTGCTCACCCTCGGCGGCCCGGTCGTGTCGGTGCTGCTCGCCCTGCTCGTGACGACGCTCTTCCTCAGCCTCAGCGGCTACTCCGCGGCATCCGCCTACGAGGTCATGTGGAACTACGGCATCGAGCCGGCCTCGCTCGTGTCGGCACTGAACAACGCGGTGCCGCTCTACATCGCGGGGGTCGCCGCCGCGTTCGCCCTGCGGATGGGGCTCTTCAACATCGGCATCGATGGCCAGTACCGCGTCGCCGCGCTCGCGGGTGCCGTCGCGGCCGCGCAGCTCCCGTTCGATCTCGCCGTGCGGCTGCCGCTCTCGCTGCTGGTCGGCTGCGTGACCGGCGCACTCTGGGCGCTCGTGCCCGCGCTGCTCAAGGTGTACCGCGGCGTGAACGAGGTCATCACCTCGATCCTCATGAACGCGATCGCGACGACCGTGGTGGCCATCCTGCTGGCGGACGTCTTCCGTGCAGGCGGCGGTCAGGACACGGGCACCGCGATCATCGACGAGAACGGCGCGATGCCGGTGCTCGTCGACCTCGGCATCGGCAATCGCACCGCGATCTCGGGTTTCCTCGTCGTCGCGATCGTGCTCGGCGTGCTGTTCTACCTGGTGCAGTACCGCACGGTGTTCGGTTTCACGCTGCAGGTCGCCGCACGTTCTCCCGAGGCTGCGGAGTCCGCCGGCATCAGGGTGAAGCGCCGCATCATCTGGGCGATGGTCGGCTCGGGCGCGATCGCGGGCCTCATCGGCCTGCCGCACGTGCTCGGCACGGCGCACCGCTTCGACGGCACCCTGCCGATCGACCTCATGGTCACGGGACTCGCGGCCGCGCTCCTCGGCAGGATGCACCCGATCGGCATGGCCTTCGGCGCGTTCCTGCTCGCCTTCGTCGAGCGCAGCTCACAAGTGCTCGGCCTGGTGCAGCTGCCGACCGAGGTCGGGTCGGTGTTCATGGCGGTGATCCTCCTGAGCTCGGCGATCGGCTACTGGTTCACCGAGAAGGCCGACCAGCGCATCGCGCTCTGGCGGGCGATCAAGGCGAGACGACGGATCCCGCTCGCCGCCGATGATGCGGGGGCCGCACGATGA
- a CDS encoding amidohydrolase family protein has product MRSRVLANVELWDGESAQGPRTIEWSGGGGRDDSIVAVRPSDAAEAPAFAVIPGLIDTHVHLIGHAGEGRVDFLTWPLTTRPEEQVLHGLAHARQAARGGVTTLRDLSADDIQFSLAGALDAGIVEGPRVLAHGMVSMTAGHGDLFVPPAVAARKPVADGVDECRKLVRQWARAGADGVKIATSGGVLSVGDKSSWRNHTRAEIAAIVDEAHALGMLVAAHAHTEEGIGIALDEGVDSIEHGTLVSRAQAERIAARGVSIAPTLLINDRIAAGEFGVTPEQAAKASELVAERDALMRSAADAGVDFVLGTDANGHHVGFGDQMAEVRAMASTLGWTAERALQAATTRAARAIGRADSLGRVREGFAADFVVVRGRPWRDIRDLDTSGIVAVVSRGRVVAGTLP; this is encoded by the coding sequence GTGAGGTCTCGGGTGCTCGCGAACGTCGAGCTGTGGGATGGCGAGTCCGCCCAGGGGCCGCGCACGATCGAGTGGAGTGGCGGCGGCGGCCGCGACGATTCGATCGTCGCCGTGCGGCCGAGCGACGCCGCCGAGGCACCCGCCTTCGCCGTCATCCCCGGTCTCATCGACACGCACGTGCACCTCATCGGCCACGCCGGCGAGGGGCGCGTCGACTTCCTCACGTGGCCGCTCACCACGCGACCCGAGGAACAGGTGCTGCACGGGCTCGCGCACGCGCGGCAAGCGGCCCGAGGCGGCGTTACGACCCTGCGTGACCTCTCCGCCGATGACATCCAGTTCTCGCTCGCCGGGGCGCTCGACGCCGGCATCGTCGAGGGACCGCGCGTGCTCGCGCACGGCATGGTGAGCATGACCGCGGGCCACGGTGACCTGTTCGTGCCGCCTGCCGTCGCGGCGCGCAAGCCCGTCGCCGACGGCGTCGACGAGTGCCGCAAGCTCGTGCGCCAGTGGGCACGGGCGGGCGCCGACGGCGTGAAGATCGCCACGAGCGGCGGCGTGCTGTCGGTCGGCGACAAGAGCTCGTGGCGCAACCACACGCGGGCCGAGATCGCGGCGATCGTCGACGAGGCGCACGCGCTCGGCATGCTCGTGGCCGCGCACGCCCACACCGAGGAGGGCATCGGCATCGCCCTCGACGAGGGCGTCGACTCGATCGAGCACGGCACGCTCGTTTCGCGCGCCCAAGCCGAGCGCATCGCCGCTCGAGGCGTGAGCATCGCGCCCACCCTGCTCATCAACGACCGGATCGCCGCGGGCGAGTTCGGCGTGACACCCGAACAGGCGGCGAAGGCGAGTGAGCTCGTCGCCGAGCGCGATGCGCTCATGCGCTCGGCGGCCGATGCCGGCGTCGACTTCGTGCTCGGCACCGATGCCAATGGCCATCACGTCGGCTTCGGCGACCAGATGGCGGAGGTGCGCGCGATGGCCTCGACGCTGGGATGGACCGCCGAGCGTGCCCTGCAGGCGGCGACCACGCGGGCCGCCCGAGCGATCGGCCGAGCCGATTCCCTCGGCCGGGTGCGTGAGGGGTTCGCTGCGGACTTCGTCGTCGTGCGGGGCCGGCCGTGGCGCGACATCCGTGACCTCGACACTTCCGGCATCGTCGCGGTCGTCTCGCGAGGGCGCGTGGTCGCGGGCACGCTGCCCTGA
- a CDS encoding TfoX/Sxy family protein, producing MQIPKPSDAAKERFTSSMPDDPRVVVKPMFGNLGAFVNGNMFAGLFGDRIGVRVLDEGVRTELESTEGAGPFGPEERPMGGYVSVPEAWDREPERLTEWVERAFDEVAQLPPKAPKSKR from the coding sequence ATGCAGATACCGAAGCCATCGGATGCCGCCAAGGAGCGGTTCACGTCGTCGATGCCCGATGACCCGCGCGTCGTCGTGAAGCCCATGTTCGGCAACCTCGGCGCGTTCGTGAACGGCAACATGTTCGCGGGTCTCTTCGGCGATCGCATCGGCGTGCGAGTGCTCGACGAGGGGGTTCGCACCGAGCTGGAGTCGACCGAGGGCGCCGGACCGTTCGGGCCCGAGGAGCGGCCCATGGGCGGCTACGTCTCCGTGCCCGAAGCATGGGATCGCGAGCCCGAACGCCTCACGGAGTGGGTGGAGCGAGCGTTCGACGAGGTCGCGCAGCTGCCGCCGAAGGCGCCGAAGTCCAAGCGCTGA
- a CDS encoding ABC transporter permease, giving the protein MTDTITQAAARPSPTRLAPGRAALRTGLRWTLLGFGLIVIAQYVADAPGIAASSTWGSALRLTVPIAVVAMGGLYSERAGIINVGLEGMMIGGTWMAGLFGWFWGPWAALGGGIVGGLIFGLLMALLCIEMGLNQLIVGVSINVIAAALARFMADIVFNGVDGGTIAHSPRIGGSLPTIGIPFLSGGYGTFDLTRVMEASGLPVVAQLGGIVGGLTRDVSITAVIGLLLIPATAYVLWRTPFGLRWRAAGERPAALQALGGDVHRTRWLAVLIGSGMAGFAGGYLVLISQGYVEHQTAGRGFIGLATLIFGNWMPSGVFLGSSLFGFSDAVGLGRPATFRALLFILAIVFVVVGMTRIMKGERRGGIAPLVLGVVLVLVFLFVPLPSGLATAAPYLVTLAVLVVAGVTMRPPAALGHVFPRKNARS; this is encoded by the coding sequence ATGACCGACACCATCACGCAGGCTGCAGCGCGCCCGTCGCCGACGAGACTCGCCCCCGGACGGGCGGCGCTTCGCACCGGGCTCCGCTGGACGCTGCTCGGATTCGGGCTCATCGTCATCGCCCAGTACGTCGCCGATGCCCCGGGAATCGCGGCCTCCTCCACCTGGGGATCCGCGCTGCGCCTCACGGTGCCGATCGCCGTCGTGGCGATGGGCGGCCTCTACTCCGAGCGCGCGGGCATCATCAACGTCGGCCTCGAGGGCATGATGATCGGCGGCACCTGGATGGCGGGCCTGTTCGGCTGGTTCTGGGGGCCCTGGGCCGCGCTCGGCGGCGGCATCGTCGGCGGGCTGATCTTCGGACTGCTCATGGCGCTGCTCTGCATCGAGATGGGGCTCAACCAGCTCATCGTCGGCGTCTCGATCAACGTCATCGCGGCGGCGCTCGCCCGCTTCATGGCCGACATCGTCTTCAACGGGGTCGACGGCGGCACCATCGCGCACTCGCCGAGAATCGGCGGGTCCCTTCCGACGATCGGCATTCCGTTCCTCTCGGGCGGATACGGCACGTTCGACCTCACTCGTGTCATGGAGGCGTCGGGCCTGCCGGTCGTCGCGCAGCTCGGCGGTATCGTCGGCGGCCTCACTCGCGACGTGTCGATCACCGCCGTCATCGGGCTGCTGCTGATTCCGGCCACCGCGTACGTGCTGTGGCGCACCCCTTTCGGGCTCCGGTGGCGCGCGGCGGGCGAACGGCCGGCGGCGCTCCAGGCGCTCGGCGGCGACGTGCACCGCACACGCTGGCTCGCCGTGCTCATCGGCAGCGGCATGGCAGGCTTCGCCGGCGGATACCTCGTGCTGATCTCGCAGGGCTATGTCGAGCACCAGACGGCCGGCCGCGGCTTCATCGGACTCGCGACGCTCATCTTCGGCAACTGGATGCCATCGGGCGTGTTCCTCGGGTCATCGCTGTTCGGCTTCAGCGACGCGGTCGGGCTCGGCCGGCCCGCGACGTTCCGGGCGCTCCTGTTCATCCTCGCGATCGTCTTCGTGGTGGTCGGCATGACCCGCATCATGAAGGGCGAGCGGCGCGGCGGCATCGCCCCGCTCGTGCTGGGCGTCGTGCTCGTGCTCGTCTTCCTGTTCGTGCCGCTGCCGAGCGGCCTCGCCACGGCCGCGCCGTACCTCGTGACGCTCGCGGTGCTCGTCGTCGCCGGTGTCACCATGCGTCCGCCCGCTGCGCTCGGCCACGTGTTCCCACGAAAGAACGCGCGGTCGTGA
- a CDS encoding SRPBCC domain-containing protein gives MKPNGLYLQFDRLFHAPIVDVWYSLTNPTAMQSWIGTYTGSPATGGVRFIMSAEPDAEWENVSILECTPPYRFTADAGSGDNAWRVFCHLLEGGGMTTLTLGQRLNSAADAPSIGPGWDYYLDRLSAARSGAALPEWDHYYPAFSEHYRDLNVPDAARR, from the coding sequence TTGAAGCCTAACGGCCTGTACCTGCAGTTCGACCGCTTGTTCCATGCGCCGATCGTCGACGTCTGGTACAGCCTCACGAATCCCACCGCGATGCAGTCGTGGATCGGCACCTACACCGGCAGCCCCGCCACGGGTGGCGTGCGCTTCATCATGTCGGCCGAGCCCGACGCCGAGTGGGAGAACGTGAGCATCCTCGAGTGCACGCCGCCGTATCGCTTCACCGCCGATGCCGGTTCGGGCGACAACGCGTGGCGCGTCTTCTGCCACCTCCTCGAGGGCGGCGGCATGACGACGCTCACGCTCGGCCAGCGATTGAACAGTGCAGCGGATGCCCCGAGCATCGGCCCCGGCTGGGACTACTACCTCGACCGCCTCAGCGCCGCCCGCTCGGGCGCGGCCCTGCCCGAATGGGATCACTACTACCCGGCGTTCTCGGAGCACTACCGCGATCTCAACGTGCCCGACGCTGCTCGGCGCTGA
- a CDS encoding acyl-CoA thioesterase: MFFRTLLHVLFLSRRKHDLGHYEIARTNFITLPTDLDINRHMNNGVYFSIMDVARFDMLVRNGVWRIMREKGWYPVVASETITFRKSLNLWQRFTIESRILGFDEKAVYVEQRFVRPGADGVPEVFAQGFIRGRFLRKSGGIVPVPELIEAFGTVEGEGLPEWIERWGADVALPATRAEAPSVWH, from the coding sequence ATGTTCTTCCGCACGCTGCTCCACGTGCTGTTCCTCTCGCGCCGCAAGCACGATCTCGGGCACTACGAGATCGCGCGCACGAACTTCATCACCCTGCCGACCGACCTCGACATCAACCGCCACATGAACAACGGCGTGTACTTCTCGATCATGGATGTCGCGCGCTTCGACATGCTCGTGCGCAACGGGGTCTGGCGCATCATGCGCGAGAAGGGCTGGTACCCCGTCGTCGCGAGCGAGACGATCACGTTCCGCAAGTCGCTGAACCTCTGGCAGCGGTTCACGATCGAGTCGCGCATCCTCGGCTTCGACGAGAAGGCCGTCTATGTCGAGCAGCGCTTCGTGCGGCCGGGCGCCGACGGCGTGCCCGAGGTCTTCGCCCAGGGCTTCATCCGCGGGCGGTTCCTGCGCAAATCGGGCGGCATCGTGCCGGTGCCCGAGCTCATCGAGGCGTTCGGCACCGTCGAGGGCGAGGGCCTGCCCGAGTGGATCGAGCGATGGGGAGCGGATGTCGCGCTGCCCGCGACGCGCGCCGAGGCGCCGTCGGTCTGGCACTGA